Proteins encoded in a region of the Ziziphus jujuba cultivar Dongzao chromosome 3, ASM3175591v1 genome:
- the LOC132799251 gene encoding putative F-box protein At4g22660, with product MASNWSELQMELLDLIIKRLDAIVDIIRFKAVCSKWYRATQLYMTSPLLMLPRDKKEEADDCRFFSVAENKIYKINNVFDGFHGAWCVGSSHGWLLILDKETKPHLLNPLSGAKVQLPFINTLLPYQELQLYRSSPTFVELLVKFCFSKAILMSSDLCLSDVSRGKSFCIVVIYGLSSQRLAFCMPGDSTWTRFGGDDHEYLDITCHNGMLYSLSSKGLVEIWDFHGPSPKKVLVFELSTTVCQFLEAHTRFLDKITFLIESKGDLLLVLMLQTDREFAIYKLDYSGKVWIPVETLSDQALFISENECMSVSTRNFPKLRENSIYFINSSKYSKIGRYNVGVFNFKEKKLDDEAEDNKYFRSIYWPVYWVALNPR from the coding sequence ATGGCCTCAAACTGGTCCGAGCTTCAAATGGAACTCTTGGACTTAATCATCAAAAGGCTTGATGCTATTGTTGACATCATTCGTTTCAAAGCAGTTTGTTCCAAGTGGTACAGAGCAACACAATTGTATATGACTTCTCCATTACTCATGCTTCCTAgggataaaaaagaagaagctgatGATTGCCGCTTCTTCAGTGTTGCTGAGAATAAGATTTACAAGATCAACAACGTGTTTGACGGGTTTCATGGTGCGTGGTGCGTGGGATCATCACATGGGTGGTTGCTGATTTTGGACAAAGAAACAAAGCCACATCTTCTTAATCCGTTATCAGGAGCTAAAGTCCAACTTCCGTTCATAAACACTTTGCTACCATATCAAGAGCTACAACTGTATAGATCGTCACCTACCTTTGTGGAACTTCTGGTAAAGTTTTGTTTCTCTAAAGCCATCCTAATGTCCTCCGATCTATGTTTATCTGATGTAAGTAGAGGCAAGAGCTTTTGTATTGTGGTGATATATGGACTATCTTCGCAAAGACTTGCATTCTGTATGCCTGgagacagcacatggactcgcTTTGGTGGTGACGATCATGAGTACCTGGACATAACATGCCACAATGGTATGCTCTATTCTTTATCCTCTAAAGGGCTAGTTGAAATTTGGGATTTTCATGGTCCTTCTCCCAAGAAAGTTTTGGTTTTTGAACTTTCTACAACAGTGTGTCAATTCCTGGAGGCACATACTCGCTTTCTAGATAAAATTACTTTTCTGATTGAATCAAAGGGAGATCTTTTGTTAGTCTTAATGTTACAAACTGACCGTGAATTTGCTATCTATAAGCTGGATTATAGTGGAAAAGTATGGATACCTGTGGAAACCTTGAGCGACCAAGCTCTTTTTATTAGTGAAAACGAATGTATGTCAGTATCAACccgaaattttccaaaattgagagaaaattcAATATACTTCATAAATAGCTCGAAGTATAGCAAGATTGGCAGATACAATGTTGGTGTCTTCAActtcaaagaaaagaaattagatGATGAGGCTGAAGATAATAAGTATTTTCGTTCGATTTATTGGCCAGTATATTGGGTTGCTCTTAATCcaaggtaa